In Erpetoichthys calabaricus chromosome 2, fErpCal1.3, whole genome shotgun sequence, a genomic segment contains:
- the fth1a gene encoding ferritin, heavy polypeptide 1a, with protein sequence MSSQVRQNYHQDCEAAINRQINLELYASYVYLSMTYYFDRDDVALKNFAKFFKHQSHEEREHAEKLMRLQNERGGRIFLQDIRKPERDEWGNALEALECSLQLEKNVNQSLLDLHKVASEHSDPHMCDFIETHYLEEQVKSIKELGDWVTNLRHMGAPQNGLAEYLFDKHTLGSRSS encoded by the exons ATGAGTTCCCAAGTCAGACAGAACTACCACCAGGACTGTGAGGCAGCTATCAACCGACAGATCAACCTGGAGTTGTACGCCTCGTATGTCTATCTGTCAATG ACTTATTACTTTGACAGAGATGATGTAGCCTTAAAGAACTTTGCAAAGTTTTTTAAACACCAGTCCCATGAAGAGCGTGAACATGCTGAGAAATTGATGAGACTGCAAAATGAACGTGGTGGTCGTATATTTCTTCAGGATATACGC AAACCAGAGAGAGATGAATGGGGTAATGCATTGGAAGCATTGGAGTGTTCTCtacaactggaaaaaaatgtcaatCAGTCTTTGTTGGACCTCCATAAAGTGGCATCTGAGCACAGTGATCCTCAT atgTGTGATTTCATAGAAACCCACTATTTGGAGGAACAGGTGAAGTCAATTAAGGAGCTAGGTGACTGGGTTACCAACCTGCGGCATATGGGTGCACCCCAAAATGGTTTGGCAGAATACCTCTTTGACAAGCATACCCTTGGCTCTCGTTCAAGTTAG